The genomic interval AGTAGAAGGTGCCGTCGGGCATCAGGCAGTCGATGCCGTCGATCGCATTCAGGCCGTCGACCACGTGCCGCGCCCGTTCGGCGAAGGCCGAACACATGGCGATCACGCAGCCCTGATCGCCATCCAGCGCGGCCTGCGCTCCGGCCTGCGCAATCGAGGTGGGGTTGGAGGTGCTCTGCGACTGGATCTTTTTCATCGCCGCGATCAGATTCTTCGGTCCACCGGCATAACCGATACGCCAGCCGGTCATCGCGTAGGCCTTGGACACGCCATTGAGCACGACGGTGCGCTCGAGCAGATCCGGAGCCACATTCACGATGTTCACAAACGGCGTGGAGCCGAAGCGGATGTGTTCGTACATGTCGTCGGTGGCGATCACCACCCGGGGGTGTTCGCGCAGCACGTCGGCCAGGGCCTTCAACTCGTCGGCCGAGTAGGCCGCTCCAGTGGGGTTGGACGGGCTGTTGATGAACACCAGGCGGGTATTCGGCGTGATCGCCGCCGCGAGTTGCTCGCCCGTAATCCGGAATCCCGCCTCCTGGGTGGCGCTGACCACTACGGGCCGCGCACCGGCCAGAAGTGCGATGTCGGGGTAGGAGACCCAGTAGGGCGCCGGGATCACCACCTCGTCGCCCGGGTTCAGCAGGGCCTGGCAGAGGTTGAAGATGCTCTGCTTGCCACCAGAGGAGACCAGGATCTGGTCACGCTCGAACGTAAGCCCGTTGTCGCGATCAAACTTGCGGATGATGGCGTCTTTCAGGCCCTGCGTACCATCCACTGGAGTGTACTTGGTTTCCCCGCGGGCAAGGGCGTCGATGGCCGCCTGCTTGATATGCTCCGGGGTATCGAAATCCGGCTCGCCGGCCCCCAGACCGACGATATCGCGGCCCTCGGCCCGCAGCTGCGCGGCCAGCGCGCTGACGGCCAGGGTGGGGGAGGGCTGGATGCGCTGAACGCGATCGGAGAGCTCGATATCCAAGGCGGGCCTCATGCGGGTTGGGCGGGGTGGGCGGCCGGGCGCGAATGCATAACCGGCCGCAAGTGGCGAAATAATACTGAAATCAGGCGCGGAGGATAAGGCGTGCAGCCAGATGAAGGCGAACAATTCAAGGTGGTATCG from Thioalkalivibrio sp. ALJ12 carries:
- a CDS encoding pyridoxal phosphate-dependent aminotransferase: MDIELSDRVQRIQPSPTLAVSALAAQLRAEGRDIVGLGAGEPDFDTPEHIKQAAIDALARGETKYTPVDGTQGLKDAIIRKFDRDNGLTFERDQILVSSGGKQSIFNLCQALLNPGDEVVIPAPYWVSYPDIALLAGARPVVVSATQEAGFRITGEQLAAAITPNTRLVFINSPSNPTGAAYSADELKALADVLREHPRVVIATDDMYEHIRFGSTPFVNIVNVAPDLLERTVVLNGVSKAYAMTGWRIGYAGGPKNLIAAMKKIQSQSTSNPTSIAQAGAQAALDGDQGCVIAMCSAFAERARHVVDGLNAIDGIDCLMPDGTFYCFPRVTGLMQAADIDTDVALTKQLLDEVGVALVPGSAFGAPGHVRVSFATSVDMLDKALDRLRQFASTHR